In Bacteroidales bacterium WCE2008, one genomic interval encodes:
- a CDS encoding Uncharacterised nucleotidyltransferase → MGKIWSDKTIEAFFTLLRGGLEEKDIEYPLILSEKEWEDIVYLASTQTVTGLVFRGVSHLPDGNDIPGQVLMKLMKKADGIARASARISEVRTRLDKVFNAEGLRPVVMKGPEVAAFYLHPELRECGDLDLYFPGSAFDKAVSTISSLGVGIIKSPDGSVRYLFDGIWIDQHRRYYDLRRRDLPEVPSPYATLLMLSAHILKHCMTSGVGLRQICDMTVAYRSLEGSYSKPVLAGIYSSTGLEQWNRLLASFLSAHLGCNSHPYSSDTLPPPDPLMDIILEGGNFGHHADGRADAEKSSAFRRKTDTVRRILKRLPFSLKYGRKEFFGYMADLVRGNL, encoded by the coding sequence ATGGGAAAAATATGGTCTGACAAAACAATAGAAGCTTTCTTCACCCTGCTTCGCGGCGGGCTGGAAGAAAAAGACATAGAGTATCCTCTCATTCTCTCCGAAAAGGAATGGGAGGATATAGTTTATCTCGCCTCTACACAGACCGTCACGGGGCTTGTCTTCAGAGGAGTATCGCATCTTCCGGACGGCAACGACATCCCCGGCCAAGTTCTTATGAAGCTCATGAAAAAGGCCGACGGCATCGCCCGGGCCTCCGCCAGGATTTCCGAGGTCCGCACCCGGCTCGACAAGGTCTTCAACGCCGAAGGGCTCAGGCCGGTAGTCATGAAAGGGCCGGAAGTCGCCGCTTTCTACCTCCATCCCGAACTCAGGGAATGCGGGGATCTCGACCTGTATTTTCCGGGCTCAGCCTTCGACAAGGCGGTCTCGACAATCTCTTCTCTCGGGGTCGGGATCATAAAATCGCCCGACGGCAGTGTACGATACCTTTTCGACGGCATCTGGATCGACCAGCACCGCCGTTACTATGATCTCCGCCGACGTGATCTTCCGGAGGTCCCGAGCCCGTATGCGACTCTTCTGATGCTCTCCGCCCATATTCTCAAGCACTGCATGACATCGGGAGTAGGCCTGCGTCAGATCTGCGACATGACGGTCGCATACCGCAGTCTCGAAGGCAGCTACAGCAAGCCTGTTCTAGCAGGAATATATAGCAGCACTGGACTGGAACAATGGAACCGTCTGCTGGCGTCTTTCCTTTCCGCCCATCTCGGCTGCAACTCTCATCCATATTCTTCCGACACCCTTCCGCCTCCGGATCCTCTCATGGACATCATCCTCGAGGGCGGCAATTTTGGGCACCATGCCGATGGCCGGGCCGACGCAGAGAAATCGTCGGCATTCAGGCGCAAGACAGACACGGTCAGGCGCATTCTGAAACGTCTTCCGTTCTCTCTGAAATATGGGCGTAAGGAGTTCTTCGGTTATATGGCCGACCTTGTCCGCGGCAATCTCTAA
- a CDS encoding capsular exopolysaccharide family — translation MENGNNQKNSGQINLVDIFFYLLNHWYWFVLCIGLAVAFTSYRYAKTPFSYRSNATIIIKNPSNTRATTKLDNYSNLINSVSMSNEMLQLKSKTLMAEVVKDLNIDVNYIHHVGLRNIELYRNAPIRIFFSREDNPIGYFTIKATPRDSKTIELDLSSLGQKNVVVSYGDKVKIGDGSFTIDKTRNLGKHWFGEAIYIQKIPVSQAAAAYSSALSISQNNSAETVLNLSIQDFSLQRANDILTAIVYRYNEEAVKEKNKVAVNTAEFIDSRIKIIRKELSDVEDMMSGYRSTKKLLDANADAAEYLSESRSYGSDISQVETNLSIAEYLRDYVRGSMDSFEVIPANTGLNDANLDQAISQYNDLVIKRDRLEKASSSVSPAVMQIEDAMISMKQNILGTIDNLMTSLNVQKRDLLRQEATAMEKFTEMPEKAIEMRQMERQLSIKEDLYIYLLNKREENELSQAMVDDNAIMFDSAEGSPVPVYPSRQRMMLLAVLMGLLVPAVVMLFKMFLDNKVYSRKDVEEIVKVPFIAEIPMKKQKKWVKRAKNDSISLAYDPNSKGLFTEAMRILCTDLDFMKPEGKENMVISTTSLMVGAGKTFLTTNIAACLADAKKKVIIVDLDLRKRSVSSLFGMKHRTVGLTNYIYDEKVEVASIIYDDVLNGVDLIPAGHIPPNPTELLSRKRFDDLIDELKKTYEYIILDCVPFNVVADSMIINRVVDMNLFIIRSGQMDRRNLPTIDELNNSGKLKNPGIILNGGILRHGFGYGYGHGYGYGYGYGYGYGYGYGYGYGEKE, via the coding sequence ATGGAAAACGGCAACAATCAGAAAAATAGCGGACAGATAAATCTGGTCGACATTTTCTTCTATCTGCTGAACCATTGGTACTGGTTCGTGCTGTGTATAGGGCTTGCCGTCGCCTTCACCAGCTACAGATATGCCAAGACTCCTTTCTCCTACAGGAGCAATGCGACCATAATTATCAAGAATCCGAGTAATACCAGAGCCACCACAAAACTGGACAACTACAGCAACCTGATCAATAGCGTCAGTATGTCAAATGAAATGCTGCAGCTCAAGTCCAAGACCCTCATGGCCGAGGTAGTAAAAGATCTGAACATCGACGTGAACTATATCCACCACGTCGGTCTTCGCAACATCGAACTTTACAGGAATGCGCCGATACGCATTTTCTTCTCAAGGGAAGATAACCCTATCGGTTATTTCACGATCAAGGCGACTCCGAGAGACAGCAAGACAATCGAGCTGGATCTCTCCAGTCTCGGCCAGAAGAATGTAGTGGTATCCTACGGCGACAAAGTCAAGATAGGAGACGGCTCCTTTACTATCGACAAGACACGCAATCTTGGCAAGCACTGGTTTGGGGAAGCGATTTATATCCAGAAGATTCCTGTAAGTCAGGCAGCGGCGGCTTATAGTTCAGCCCTGAGCATCTCCCAGAACAACTCCGCCGAGACGGTATTGAATCTTTCTATCCAGGACTTCTCTCTCCAGAGAGCGAACGACATCCTCACGGCCATTGTCTACAGGTACAATGAAGAGGCCGTAAAAGAAAAGAACAAGGTTGCAGTCAATACTGCCGAATTCATTGACAGCCGAATAAAGATAATCCGCAAGGAACTCAGCGATGTCGAAGACATGATGTCCGGCTACAGGTCTACAAAGAAACTGCTGGATGCCAATGCCGATGCTGCGGAATATCTTTCGGAAAGCCGTAGCTATGGTTCGGATATTTCCCAGGTCGAGACCAATCTCTCGATTGCCGAATACCTCCGTGATTATGTCCGCGGTTCCATGGACTCCTTCGAAGTCATCCCTGCCAATACCGGACTTAACGACGCCAACCTGGACCAGGCTATCTCCCAGTACAACGATCTGGTAATCAAGAGAGACCGTCTCGAGAAGGCCAGCAGCAGCGTCAGCCCGGCGGTAATGCAGATCGAAGACGCGATGATCTCCATGAAGCAGAATATTCTCGGAACCATCGACAATCTCATGACCAGCCTGAACGTGCAGAAGAGAGACCTTCTGCGCCAGGAAGCCACGGCGATGGAGAAGTTTACCGAGATGCCGGAGAAGGCTATCGAGATGCGCCAGATGGAGCGCCAGCTCAGCATAAAGGAAGACCTCTACATCTACCTCCTCAACAAGAGAGAAGAGAACGAACTCTCGCAGGCGATGGTCGATGACAACGCGATCATGTTCGATTCCGCGGAAGGCTCCCCTGTCCCGGTATATCCAAGCCGCCAGAGGATGATGCTGCTCGCAGTCCTCATGGGTCTGCTGGTTCCTGCCGTAGTAATGCTGTTCAAGATGTTCCTGGACAACAAGGTATATTCGAGAAAAGACGTCGAAGAGATTGTCAAGGTTCCGTTCATCGCCGAAATACCGATGAAGAAGCAGAAGAAGTGGGTAAAGAGGGCCAAGAACGATTCTATCTCTCTCGCTTATGACCCTAACTCGAAGGGGTTGTTTACAGAAGCGATGAGAATCCTCTGCACCGACCTGGACTTCATGAAACCGGAAGGAAAAGAAAACATGGTGATCTCGACGACTTCGCTCATGGTCGGAGCCGGAAAGACCTTCCTTACAACCAATATCGCCGCCTGCCTGGCAGACGCCAAGAAGAAAGTCATCATCGTCGACCTCGACCTCCGCAAGAGGTCTGTTTCCAGCCTGTTCGGAATGAAGCACAGGACTGTCGGACTTACCAACTATATCTACGATGAGAAAGTTGAAGTCGCAAGCATAATCTACGATGACGTACTTAACGGAGTCGACCTCATTCCGGCCGGCCATATACCGCCGAACCCTACCGAGCTCCTCAGCAGGAAGCGTTTTGACGACCTTATCGATGAACTGAAAAAGACTTACGAATATATAATCCTTGACTGTGTACCGTTCAATGTGGTAGCAGACTCGATGATCATCAACCGCGTCGTTGACATGAACCTGTTCATCATACGAAGCGGCCAGATGGACCGCCGCAACCTGCCGACCATTGACGAACTGAACAATAGTGGAAAACTAAAGAATCCGGGAATCATCCTAAACGGAGGCATACTCAGACATGGTTTCGGCTACGGCTATGGACATGGTTACGGTTACGGCTACGGTTATGGCTATGGGTATGGCTACGGTTACGGGTATGGTTACGGGGAGAAAGAATAA
- a CDS encoding polysaccharide export outer membrane protein, which yields MLITLASCATPAKIGYLRDIEYYKTFPGVQPPELKIQSGDKLAIQVLSEESELAAPFFPLGTATSSDGETAAAEYTVDNNGNIDFPVLGKIHVGGYTMRQVSDHLKYEIISRGYIKDPVIRINLTNFSVTVLGEAGQNVLKVDDNKINILQVIANSGGTSDNAKIKDVMVIRKENGENKAYSINLQSKDLFMSPVFYLQQNDIVYVKPRGLRFSTSGQTAMTLVNTIVGIGSAVVYILLWNSSKQ from the coding sequence TTGCTGATAACGCTTGCATCTTGCGCAACCCCGGCGAAAATAGGGTATCTTAGAGACATCGAATACTACAAGACCTTCCCCGGTGTCCAGCCTCCTGAACTGAAGATACAATCAGGAGATAAGCTGGCTATTCAGGTTCTCAGCGAAGAAAGCGAACTTGCAGCTCCTTTCTTCCCATTAGGCACGGCCACCAGTTCTGACGGCGAGACTGCTGCTGCCGAATATACCGTCGACAACAACGGAAACATAGACTTCCCGGTATTGGGCAAAATCCATGTCGGGGGTTATACTATGCGCCAGGTAAGCGACCACCTCAAATACGAGATAATCTCCAGAGGATATATAAAAGACCCTGTCATACGGATCAATCTCACTAACTTTTCGGTAACCGTCCTTGGAGAAGCCGGACAGAACGTGCTCAAGGTTGACGACAATAAGATAAATATCCTTCAGGTGATAGCAAATTCAGGAGGAACTTCAGATAACGCAAAGATAAAGGACGTGATGGTAATCCGAAAAGAGAATGGAGAGAACAAGGCATACTCGATAAACCTGCAGTCCAAAGACTTGTTCATGTCTCCTGTCTTTTATCTTCAGCAGAACGATATAGTCTACGTAAAGCCGCGAGGCTTAAGGTTCTCGACAAGCGGTCAGACAGCTATGACCCTTGTCAACACCATTGTAGGAATCGGCTCTGCTGTCGTTTATATCCTGCTTTGGAATTCGTCTAAACAATAA
- a CDS encoding rhamnosyl/mannosyltransferase: protein MKVLQLGKFYPIRGGVEKVMWDVTAGLSAEGVDCDMLCATLDSDPVDDEDKSRISETDECKVIRFNGHGRVLIVRAMAKIAATMISPAMVRYLRRHCSEYDIIHVHHPDPMAALALFLSGYKGRVFLHWHSDILSQKVFLMLYKPLQSWLIRRAEKVVGTTPVYVRDSPYLKKVQDKTTYIPIGIRPVEPDDVKVKEIKKLYKDKKIVFSLGRLVPYKGFEYLVQAARNLPDDYIVLIGGKGPLDSKLRGMISAAGLEDKVKLLGFMAKEDVPGYFGACDVFVLSSVMKTEAFGIVQIEAMSCGKPVVATRIPESGVSWVNEHGYSGLNVGIMAPEALSDAITSVCSDNKTHEKFSNNARNHYLSVFTEKGMISNFLNLYEERTKTNDCSVADNACILRNPGENRVS, encoded by the coding sequence ATGAAAGTATTACAATTAGGCAAGTTCTACCCGATAAGGGGAGGCGTCGAGAAAGTAATGTGGGACGTGACCGCAGGCCTTTCTGCCGAAGGTGTCGACTGCGACATGCTTTGTGCGACTCTGGACTCCGATCCTGTCGATGACGAGGACAAATCCCGGATCTCGGAAACCGATGAATGCAAGGTCATCAGGTTCAACGGTCATGGGCGCGTCCTGATAGTCCGCGCCATGGCCAAGATAGCTGCTACCATGATTTCTCCGGCGATGGTACGATATCTGCGCCGGCACTGCAGCGAATATGATATCATCCATGTCCATCACCCTGACCCGATGGCCGCCCTGGCTCTCTTCCTGAGTGGTTATAAAGGCCGGGTATTCCTGCACTGGCACAGCGATATACTATCCCAGAAGGTGTTTCTGATGCTATATAAGCCTCTTCAGTCATGGCTCATACGCAGAGCTGAGAAGGTAGTCGGGACAACCCCGGTATATGTCCGGGATTCGCCGTATCTGAAGAAAGTCCAGGACAAGACAACATATATTCCTATCGGCATCAGGCCCGTCGAGCCAGACGATGTAAAGGTCAAGGAGATAAAGAAGCTTTACAAGGACAAGAAGATAGTATTCTCCCTGGGACGTCTGGTCCCGTACAAAGGGTTTGAATACCTCGTCCAGGCAGCCCGGAACCTGCCCGATGACTACATAGTCCTGATAGGAGGGAAAGGGCCGTTGGATAGCAAATTGAGGGGCATGATCTCAGCCGCCGGGCTGGAAGATAAGGTCAAGCTTCTCGGATTCATGGCAAAGGAAGACGTTCCCGGCTATTTCGGAGCATGCGACGTCTTCGTTCTCAGTTCGGTGATGAAGACCGAAGCTTTCGGAATAGTCCAGATCGAGGCCATGTCCTGCGGTAAACCTGTGGTAGCCACCAGAATTCCGGAGTCCGGAGTATCTTGGGTCAACGAGCATGGATATTCGGGGCTTAACGTCGGCATAATGGCCCCTGAAGCCCTGTCTGACGCTATTACAAGCGTTTGCAGCGACAACAAAACACACGAAAAATTTTCAAATAACGCAAGAAATCATTATCTTTCGGTATTCACCGAAAAAGGTATGATATCTAATTTCTTGAACTTGTATGAAGAACGTACTAAGACTAATGACTGTAGCGTTGCTGATAACGCTTGCATCTTGCGCAACCCCGGCGAAAATAGGGTATCTTAG
- a CDS encoding Glycosyltransferase involved in cell wall bisynthesis: protein MDSTIQKHLVISAVNIRKGGTLTVLRDCLGYLSSCREYKVTALVHSRELCDFPGIDYIEIPWSVKGWCRRLWCEYVTMAGISRRLGPVDLWLSLHDTTPRVHAARRAVYCHTSFPFMKIKAKDFRMDFKIPLFAMLTRFAYRINVHKNDFLIVQQDWFRKGLSDMLKFPEEKIIVAPPHFEVPQIKGDPSGIPVFIYPATPDCHKNFETLCEASVILENRFGKDKFRTVITVSGDENRYAKWLYKRWGKVESIDFHGLMSKEELYDHYGKSACLVFPSRVETWGLPISEFLPSGKPMIIADLPYAHETAAGAKSVAFFEASNPDNLASLMGEIVRKQYGRFSPVPPSRPASPAANGWKELFSVILSQTKDL from the coding sequence ATGGATAGCACTATTCAGAAGCATCTCGTAATCTCCGCCGTCAACATACGTAAAGGCGGCACTCTGACAGTACTCAGAGACTGTCTGGGATACCTCTCTTCCTGCAGAGAATACAAAGTTACCGCTCTGGTCCATTCCAGAGAGCTATGTGACTTCCCTGGGATCGATTATATCGAAATCCCGTGGAGCGTCAAAGGCTGGTGCCGCAGGCTATGGTGCGAATATGTCACCATGGCCGGAATATCGCGCCGGCTGGGGCCGGTCGATCTCTGGCTGTCGCTTCATGATACGACCCCTCGCGTCCATGCAGCCCGAAGGGCCGTATACTGCCACACATCTTTCCCTTTCATGAAGATAAAGGCAAAAGATTTCCGGATGGATTTCAAGATTCCGCTGTTCGCGATGCTTACAAGGTTCGCCTACAGGATAAACGTCCACAAGAACGACTTTCTGATAGTCCAGCAGGACTGGTTCAGAAAGGGTCTGTCGGACATGCTGAAATTCCCTGAGGAGAAGATAATCGTGGCTCCGCCGCATTTCGAAGTGCCACAGATAAAAGGAGACCCTTCCGGAATTCCGGTGTTCATCTATCCTGCCACTCCGGACTGCCATAAGAATTTCGAGACCCTTTGCGAGGCTTCAGTGATACTGGAGAACCGTTTCGGCAAAGACAAATTCAGGACGGTAATCACGGTAAGCGGAGACGAAAACCGCTATGCGAAGTGGCTCTACAAGCGCTGGGGAAAGGTGGAATCGATAGATTTCCACGGGCTCATGAGCAAGGAGGAGCTATATGACCATTACGGGAAATCGGCCTGTCTGGTATTCCCTTCAAGAGTCGAGACATGGGGTCTGCCGATTTCGGAATTCCTTCCGTCAGGCAAGCCTATGATCATAGCCGATCTGCCATACGCTCATGAAACCGCGGCAGGAGCCAAGTCCGTGGCATTCTTCGAAGCAAGCAATCCGGATAATCTGGCTTCTCTCATGGGCGAGATCGTAAGAAAACAATACGGAAGATTCTCACCGGTCCCGCCATCCAGGCCGGCCTCCCCTGCGGCCAACGGCTGGAAAGAACTCTTTTCTGTCATCCTGAGTCAAACGAAAGATCTATAG
- a CDS encoding Glycosyltransferase involved in cell wall bisynthesis, which yields MKIVYTIAGTYRAAGMERVLADKASFFAGRGDRVTIITTDQRDQEPAFPMPASVKTIDLGINYETDNGSLISKILNFPLKQLRHKKRLEAVLKEIRPDITVSMFCNDETFLPDIKDGSKKVLEAHFSRFKRLQYARGGLWGIIDRYRSNSDLRHIRKFDCFVVLTEEDKGYWGNLDNIAVIPNSIARISPKPSSLDSRTIIAVGRLCHQKGFERLIEAWSLISADVRKDWKVRIIGDGEDRGRLEDMIKTKGLEDSIILAGPVKDMDKEYDGAALLAMTSRYEGLPMALLEAEAHGVPAVAFACKCGPKDVISDGLNGLLVPEDDIKGFAEALKIAIESPELIRSMGAEAYKDAARWDRKTVMKKWIALFRSIS from the coding sequence ATGAAAATAGTCTATACGATAGCCGGAACCTACAGGGCCGCGGGAATGGAAAGAGTTCTTGCGGACAAGGCTTCGTTTTTTGCAGGAAGGGGCGACCGGGTGACAATCATCACTACCGACCAGCGGGACCAGGAGCCGGCCTTCCCGATGCCGGCCTCCGTCAAGACCATCGATCTCGGAATCAACTACGAGACCGACAACGGCTCCCTCATATCCAAGATACTGAATTTCCCGCTGAAACAGTTGCGGCATAAAAAGAGGCTGGAAGCTGTGCTCAAAGAAATCCGCCCGGACATTACAGTCTCGATGTTCTGCAACGACGAGACCTTCCTCCCGGACATAAAAGACGGCAGCAAAAAGGTGCTGGAGGCCCATTTTTCCAGATTCAAGCGACTCCAGTACGCACGCGGGGGGCTCTGGGGCATCATAGACAGATACCGCAGCAACTCCGACCTCAGGCACATCCGCAAATTCGACTGCTTCGTAGTACTTACCGAAGAAGACAAGGGCTACTGGGGCAATCTCGACAACATAGCCGTGATTCCTAACTCGATCGCCAGGATCAGTCCGAAGCCTTCGTCTCTCGACTCCAGGACCATAATCGCCGTCGGCCGGCTCTGCCACCAGAAAGGCTTCGAACGGCTGATAGAAGCCTGGAGTCTGATCAGCGCCGACGTCAGGAAAGACTGGAAAGTCCGGATAATCGGAGACGGCGAAGACCGCGGCAGACTCGAAGACATGATCAAGACGAAAGGACTCGAAGACAGCATAATCCTGGCAGGGCCGGTCAAGGACATGGACAAAGAATATGACGGCGCAGCTCTGCTGGCCATGACTTCGAGATACGAGGGCCTTCCTATGGCCCTGCTGGAGGCTGAGGCCCATGGGGTCCCGGCCGTGGCTTTTGCCTGCAAGTGCGGGCCGAAGGACGTGATTTCCGACGGACTGAACGGCCTGCTGGTGCCGGAAGACGACATAAAGGGTTTCGCGGAAGCCCTCAAGATAGCAATAGAATCACCTGAACTTATACGTTCCATGGGAGCCGAAGCCTATAAGGATGCGGCCCGCTGGGACAGAAAAACTGTAATGAAAAAATGGATAGCACTATTCAGAAGCATCTCGTAA